A genomic stretch from Ictalurus punctatus breed USDA103 chromosome 2, Coco_2.0, whole genome shotgun sequence includes:
- the LOC108274616 gene encoding neuronal acetylcholine receptor subunit alpha-9-II codes for MSWIMTFTVAAVCFVTLSLEAVHAAQGHFAYQLLNDLMENYSNELRPVEDTDKTLNVTLQVTLSQIKDMDERNQVLIAYLWIRQTWYDAYLKWDKDDYDGLEVIRIPSSMVWRPDVVLYNKADDDLPGPMDTNVVLRYTGEITWDAPAITKSSCVVDVSYFPFDSQQCNLTFGSWTYNGNQVDITMAMASGDLSDLVENVEWECDGMPATKNVIMYGCCSDPYPDITYTLLLRRRSSFYVFNLLLPCFLISFLAPLGFFLPADSGEKVSLGVTVLLALTVFQLVVAESMPPSESVPLIGKYYIATMTMITASTSLTIFIMNIHFCGAEAKPVPHWAKVLIIGYMSRIFFVYEVGESCTSSLARKKDVEKCHTQKPTKQNPEPTRTPSGLTCCPDDEKLLSPNVTYDPCIFCGPHCGGFGGDLKLIKNVEYIANCFREQKLTSLKVAEWKKVAKVMDRFFMWIFFAMVFLMSILIIGKSS; via the exons CGGTTCATGCAGCCCAAGGCCACTTCGCATATCAACTGCTAAATGACCTTATGGAGAATTATTCGAACGAGCTGAGGCCCGTGGAAGACACTGACAAAACACTCAATGTCACACTGCAGGTCACATTGTCTCAGATTAAAGACATG GACGAGCGTAACCAAGTTCTTATAGCTTACCTGTGGATAAGGCAGACATGGTATGATGCCTATCTGAAGTGGGATAAAGACGACTATGATGGCCTCGAGGTCATCCGCATCCCCAGCAGCATGGTGTGGAGACCCGACGTAGTGCTTTACAACaa AGCTGATGACGATTTGCCCGGCCCAATGGACACTAATGTTGTGCTGCGATACACCGGTGAGATCACATGGGATGCCCCAGCCATCACCAAAAGCTCATGTGTGGTGGACGTGTCCTACTTCCCTTTCGACAGCCAGCAGTGTAATCTCACCTTTGGCTCTTGGACCTATAACGGCaatcag GTGGACATCACCATGGCGATGGCTAGCGGTGACCTCTCGGACCTAGTGGAGAATGTGGAGTGGGAGTGTGACGGCATGCCTGCCACCAAGAATGTGATCATGTACGGCTGCTGCTCGGATCCGTACCCGgacatcacatacacactgctgCTACGCAGACGCTCCTCGTTCTACGTCTTCAATCTGCTGCTGCCTTGCTTCCTCATCTCCTTCCTGGCGCCACTTGGCTTCTTCCTGCCTGCAGACTCAGGTGAAAAGGTCTCGCTGGGTGTCACTGTGCTGTTGGCGCTCACTGTTTTCCAGCTGGTGGTGGCCGAGAGCATGCCACCCTCTGAGAGTGTGCCGCTCATAG GTAAATACTACATTGCGACGATGACAATGATCACAGCCTCCacctctctcaccatcttcatcatgaACATTCACTTCTGTGGTGCTGAAGCCAAACCAGTCCCTCACTGGGCCAAAGTGCTCATCATTGGCTACATGAGCAGGATCTTCTTTGTCTATGAAGTTGGAGAGAGCTGCACCTCATCACTAGCACGGAAGAAAGATGTGGAGAAATGCCATACACAGAAACCAACCAAGCAAAATCCAGAACCAACCAGGACCCCTTCAGGTCTCACTTGCTGTCCTGATGATGAAAAACTACTTTCCCCAAATGTGACCTATGACCCCTGTATATTTTGTGGGCCGCATTGTGGTGGTTTTGGGGGAGACCTGAAGCTCATCAAGAACGTCGAGTACATTGCGAACTGCTTCCGGGAGCAGAAGTTGACTTCCCTGAAAGTAGCTGAGTGGAAAAAGGTGGCCAAGGTGATGGACAGGTTCTTTATGTGGATCTTCTTTGCTATGGTCTTCCTTATGAGCATCCTCATCATCGGCAAGTCGTCATGA